In Mongoliitalea daihaiensis, one DNA window encodes the following:
- the rlmN gene encoding 23S rRNA (adenine(2503)-C(2))-methyltransferase RlmN: MEQVKKDIRKFTLQELEDFFVTQGDKKFRAKQVYDWLWNKSLKNFDDMSNISKETREMLKDNFSINHVKVDLMQHSTDGTIKNAVKLHDGKIVESVLIPTTKRITACVSSQVGCSLDCNFCATARLKRMRNLNPDEIYDQVVAIKEEAETYFNRPLTNIVFMGMGEPLLNYANVVDAIDKITSPEGLGMAPRRITLSTVGIPKMIRKMADDEVKFNLAISLHSAINETRSRLMPINDVNPLEDLADSLRYWYQKTKRKVTYEYVIWDGINDDQAHAKALAKFCKIIPSKVNIIQYNPIDEGEFRQAKQEAVDMYIRVLEAQGIIAKVRKSRGQDIDAACGQLANKNEVAELEGGISLKNS, from the coding sequence ATGGAGCAGGTCAAAAAAGATATCCGAAAATTTACCCTTCAAGAGTTAGAGGATTTTTTTGTAACACAGGGAGATAAAAAATTCCGAGCCAAGCAGGTCTATGACTGGCTTTGGAATAAGTCTTTGAAAAACTTTGATGACATGAGCAATATCTCCAAGGAGACCCGGGAGATGCTCAAAGACAATTTTTCTATCAACCATGTCAAAGTGGATTTGATGCAGCACTCCACAGATGGCACCATCAAAAATGCCGTAAAGCTGCACGATGGCAAGATTGTCGAATCCGTATTGATTCCAACTACCAAACGTATCACTGCTTGTGTATCTTCCCAAGTAGGCTGTAGTTTGGATTGTAATTTTTGCGCTACAGCACGATTGAAGCGCATGCGAAACCTCAATCCTGACGAAATATACGATCAAGTAGTAGCAATCAAAGAAGAGGCTGAAACGTATTTCAATCGCCCACTGACCAATATCGTTTTTATGGGTATGGGTGAACCCCTATTGAATTATGCAAATGTAGTGGATGCTATTGACAAGATAACTTCACCCGAAGGCTTGGGCATGGCCCCAAGAAGAATCACCCTTTCCACCGTAGGCATTCCCAAGATGATTCGAAAAATGGCTGATGATGAGGTGAAGTTTAACTTGGCCATATCGCTGCACTCTGCCATCAATGAAACACGCAGTCGTCTGATGCCCATCAATGATGTTAATCCATTGGAAGATTTAGCGGATTCCTTGCGCTATTGGTATCAAAAAACCAAGCGCAAAGTAACCTATGAATATGTGATTTGGGACGGCATCAACGATGATCAAGCGCATGCAAAAGCTTTAGCGAAATTCTGTAAAATCATCCCCTCCAAAGTCAATATCATTCAGTATAATCCTATTGATGAAGGAGAATTCCGTCAGGCCAAACAAGAGGCGGTAGACATGTACATCCGTGTATTAGAAGCCCAAGGCATTATCGCCAAAGTTCGCAAATCCCGTGGTCAGGACATCGATGCCGCCTGCGGACAGCTAGCCAATAAGAATGAAGTCGCCGAACTCGAGGGAGGCATCAGTTTGAAGAACTCCTAA
- a CDS encoding glycosyl hydrolase produces the protein MLRLNSNVFFGFICSLFFIVTLELNAQFVPVGKGGYTETFPGTDAAGRNGFPPGQPQLSGNAIGKPVPTNDWWSLLLQSNHVSNLFNYPMAMKTTPAGLVVSYIPWGVFDDQEPIVVGLAGLNAPRATVADYTDWTVTMDWSAGGRNLQVTSGIAMPFLYFKKNTQDQLQITVNLGTATVSGEMLMIENARNDADFVFYAPSGSTWTQQGKVYSSTLNGKDYWSMAMLPLTTTNVAQAAQLYKKYAYVFPKNTLTSWNFDERTSKVRTEFTIETDVKEGNETAPLIGLLPHQWANLAPDSPRPDLLSYASVRGEIKTMAGTSFSVENTYLGILPTLPYQANYSEGFSIAELDQKVKQIENDGLATWTDSYNEGQVMNRLIQTARIAHEMGNTESRDKMLATIKERLEDWLTARPGQVAFLFYYNKTWSAMLGYPAGHGQDTNLNDHHFHWGYFIHAAAFLEQFEPGWAEGWGEMVNLLVRDAASPDRDDKMFPFLRNFSPYAGHCWANGFATFPQGNDQESTSESMQFNSALIHWGTITGNKEIRDLGIYLYTTEQTAIEEYWFDMYERNFGPTQQYSLVSRVWGNSYDNGTFWTNDIAASYGIELYPIHGGSLYLGHHQDYATKLWKEIEQNTGILRNEANVNLWHDVKWQYLAFTDPQKAIDLYDSYPDRELKFGVSDAQTYYWLHAMNAMGIVDVSVTANYPTASVFVKDGKKTYVANNYEKTPITVTFSDGFELEVPARTMVTSNDVEIESELTTSFTQAFVNGSVDLSLDITKGEPTKVEFFRGSEMIGEMTEEPFDFTARNLPLGVHNFYAKIFEDDKLGVSNVVTVIVGEQVPFMGTPWPIPGVIEAAHYDVFEGGRGQGITYADVSAANEGDFRKDEGVDAIFVAGEGNTVGWIVSGEWLEYTVNVEKPGLYTMEFRYASGNSSGGGPFWLEMNGKKITDDIRVSTTGGWDKWSTGKVENIPLIGGENILRLAFGNGELNFGKMTFSFTDELAFSQPIADAGENIVVILPDQSTLLTGSGSDPEGGALTYQWTQVYGPSRVGIADPTAAVTMIDNLVEGVYSFRLTVDNGEHQANDHLLVIVSNDGIIAPVVAISTPSNNQSFLGGRPIQISAIAKDLDGRIEEVEFFAGADAIGKATNEPWSISWAGEVGTHMLSATAKGNDGNTATSAPITVRFTEPPSCNGISENGDFRFEFSDDLKNPTLTFIPTIPGMGDQVLILYYGNQANGNFPGYGVRPNQPFRLNAAEGTTVWFYYTYSHPTQGEKNTAAQRISYVVGTCQGTDEGGGEEEPSGPGLDFPITFEENMTWPTLITNFDGGDLTVIDNPFQDGNSSAKVAKMVKGAGAIWAGSFLTKATPIDFTKGTDFKVSVRAPRPNTKLLLKFENEFDGGQFFEREMVIPEANKWVDLTFDMSGRNPAIVFKKIVLIFELGTSGNGSADFTWYVDNIRQGDDEEGEEEEEIEMQNQTITFAAISAKTMGDAPFDLTASADSELLVSFEAGSEHVSVAGKTVTLVRAGRASVVAIQEGSELYHPAEAVTQSFCINPMKPEITLDGVGSGTVILTSNAPDGNQWYLDGVLIAGATGKTYEATMDGVYTVTAKVDDCISELSDQITLLVNSLGREIIAPLTFYPNPADSHFFIKGVIDPIRSLELSDMIGRIHAVGYEESDGLYRIDIANLPSGVYLLRMVHGNTQTIHKILKK, from the coding sequence ATGTTACGATTAAATAGCAATGTATTTTTTGGTTTTATATGTTCTCTTTTCTTTATCGTAACGCTGGAATTAAACGCCCAGTTTGTACCGGTTGGCAAGGGTGGATATACTGAAACCTTCCCAGGAACAGACGCCGCAGGCAGAAACGGGTTTCCTCCCGGCCAACCTCAATTGAGTGGAAATGCAATAGGGAAGCCAGTCCCTACCAATGACTGGTGGTCTTTGCTTTTGCAGAGTAATCACGTGAGTAATTTGTTCAATTACCCAATGGCGATGAAAACCACACCAGCTGGATTGGTTGTCAGCTATATCCCATGGGGAGTATTTGATGATCAAGAACCCATCGTTGTTGGGCTTGCAGGATTAAATGCTCCAAGAGCAACTGTGGCCGACTACACAGACTGGACAGTTACCATGGACTGGAGTGCAGGAGGAAGAAACTTGCAGGTAACTTCCGGCATAGCCATGCCCTTTCTGTATTTCAAGAAAAACACACAAGACCAACTCCAAATCACCGTCAATCTAGGTACAGCCACCGTCAGCGGGGAGATGCTGATGATTGAAAATGCAAGAAATGATGCTGACTTCGTTTTTTATGCTCCTTCTGGAAGTACTTGGACTCAACAAGGGAAGGTATATTCCTCTACATTGAATGGAAAAGATTACTGGTCTATGGCCATGTTGCCTTTGACTACTACCAATGTGGCTCAAGCTGCTCAGTTGTATAAAAAATACGCTTATGTTTTCCCAAAGAATACCTTGACATCTTGGAATTTTGACGAACGAACGTCAAAAGTAAGGACGGAGTTTACTATCGAAACAGATGTTAAGGAGGGAAACGAAACAGCGCCATTGATTGGATTGCTTCCTCATCAGTGGGCTAATTTAGCTCCGGATTCACCTCGACCCGATTTGCTGAGTTATGCATCAGTTCGTGGAGAAATCAAAACCATGGCAGGCACTTCATTTAGTGTAGAAAATACCTACTTAGGGATTTTACCGACCTTGCCTTATCAAGCGAATTACAGTGAAGGCTTCAGTATTGCTGAATTAGATCAAAAGGTCAAGCAAATCGAAAACGATGGTTTGGCTACTTGGACAGATTCTTACAATGAGGGGCAGGTGATGAATAGACTCATTCAAACTGCTCGTATTGCGCATGAAATGGGGAATACGGAGTCCCGAGACAAGATGCTTGCCACTATCAAAGAGCGCTTGGAAGACTGGTTGACGGCACGACCTGGTCAAGTAGCATTTTTGTTTTATTACAATAAAACTTGGTCAGCCATGTTGGGTTATCCCGCCGGACATGGTCAGGATACCAACTTGAATGATCACCATTTTCACTGGGGATATTTTATACATGCAGCAGCATTTTTGGAGCAATTTGAACCCGGTTGGGCCGAAGGTTGGGGTGAAATGGTCAATTTATTGGTGCGGGATGCCGCTTCTCCTGACAGGGATGACAAGATGTTTCCTTTCCTCCGTAATTTCAGCCCTTATGCAGGTCACTGCTGGGCCAATGGATTTGCTACCTTCCCACAAGGAAATGACCAAGAATCTACTTCGGAAAGTATGCAGTTTAATTCTGCTTTGATTCACTGGGGAACGATTACTGGAAATAAAGAAATCAGAGATTTGGGAATTTATCTCTACACCACCGAACAGACAGCTATTGAAGAATACTGGTTTGATATGTATGAGCGTAATTTTGGACCAACTCAGCAGTATAGCTTAGTTTCTCGCGTATGGGGGAATTCTTACGATAACGGTACCTTTTGGACGAATGATATTGCGGCTTCTTACGGGATTGAGTTGTATCCGATTCATGGTGGATCCTTGTATTTGGGACATCATCAGGATTATGCGACCAAGCTTTGGAAAGAAATTGAGCAAAATACCGGCATTCTTCGTAACGAGGCCAATGTGAATTTATGGCACGATGTGAAATGGCAATATTTAGCATTTACCGACCCTCAGAAAGCCATCGATTTGTATGATAGCTACCCCGATAGGGAATTGAAATTTGGAGTTTCCGATGCACAGACCTATTATTGGCTACACGCCATGAATGCTATGGGAATCGTTGATGTTTCTGTGACAGCGAATTATCCTACTGCTTCTGTTTTTGTCAAAGATGGCAAAAAGACCTATGTGGCAAATAATTATGAGAAAACGCCCATTACGGTAACTTTCTCGGATGGCTTTGAACTGGAAGTTCCTGCCCGTACTATGGTCACAAGTAATGATGTAGAAATAGAAAGCGAGTTGACTACTAGCTTTACTCAAGCCTTTGTCAATGGTAGTGTGGATTTGAGTTTGGACATTACTAAAGGTGAGCCCACCAAAGTGGAGTTTTTCAGAGGATCGGAGATGATCGGTGAGATGACAGAGGAGCCATTTGATTTTACTGCAAGAAATCTACCATTGGGAGTACATAACTTTTATGCAAAGATTTTTGAGGATGATAAGTTAGGTGTGTCTAATGTGGTCACAGTAATTGTAGGTGAGCAGGTGCCGTTTATGGGTACTCCATGGCCTATTCCAGGCGTAATTGAAGCTGCTCATTACGATGTCTTTGAGGGAGGAAGAGGGCAAGGAATTACCTATGCTGACGTTTCCGCAGCGAATGAGGGGGATTTTAGAAAAGATGAGGGGGTAGATGCTATTTTTGTGGCAGGAGAAGGGAATACGGTTGGCTGGATTGTCAGTGGAGAATGGTTAGAATACACCGTAAATGTTGAAAAGCCTGGATTGTATACGATGGAATTCCGATATGCTTCGGGTAATTCTAGTGGAGGCGGTCCTTTCTGGTTAGAAATGAACGGTAAGAAAATTACAGATGATATTCGAGTCAGTACAACAGGAGGTTGGGATAAGTGGAGTACAGGAAAGGTCGAGAATATCCCATTAATAGGAGGTGAAAATATACTTCGATTGGCATTTGGCAATGGAGAATTGAACTTCGGAAAAATGACCTTCAGCTTCACCGACGAATTGGCATTTAGCCAACCGATCGCGGATGCGGGAGAAAATATTGTGGTGATCTTACCCGATCAAAGTACTTTATTGACAGGCTCTGGCTCTGATCCTGAGGGTGGAGCGCTTACTTACCAATGGACACAAGTTTATGGTCCAAGCAGAGTGGGTATTGCAGACCCTACTGCCGCAGTGACTATGATTGATAATTTGGTAGAAGGCGTGTATAGTTTCCGCTTGACGGTAGATAACGGAGAGCATCAGGCGAATGATCATTTATTGGTCATCGTGAGCAATGATGGAATTATTGCTCCGGTAGTTGCTATTAGTACTCCGTCCAATAATCAATCATTCTTGGGAGGAAGACCGATTCAGATCAGTGCGATTGCCAAGGATTTGGATGGTCGAATTGAAGAGGTGGAATTCTTCGCAGGAGCAGATGCAATTGGTAAGGCCACAAACGAACCATGGTCCATTTCGTGGGCAGGAGAAGTTGGTACGCATATGCTTTCAGCAACTGCTAAAGGTAATGATGGCAATACGGCAACATCTGCACCAATTACGGTAAGATTTACCGAGCCGCCTTCATGTAATGGAATTTCAGAGAATGGAGATTTCAGGTTCGAGTTCTCGGATGATCTGAAAAATCCAACTTTAACCTTTATTCCTACTATTCCGGGTATGGGAGATCAAGTATTGATTTTATATTACGGAAATCAAGCAAATGGTAATTTCCCAGGCTATGGTGTTAGGCCTAATCAGCCGTTCCGATTGAATGCTGCGGAAGGTACTACGGTATGGTTCTATTATACCTATTCCCATCCAACACAAGGAGAGAAAAATACCGCTGCCCAACGAATTTCCTACGTAGTGGGTACTTGTCAAGGTACAGACGAAGGTGGTGGAGAAGAAGAACCTAGCGGTCCTGGATTGGATTTTCCGATTACATTTGAGGAAAATATGACTTGGCCTACATTGATTACCAATTTTGATGGTGGAGATTTGACCGTCATTGATAATCCATTCCAGGATGGTAATTCCAGTGCTAAAGTTGCGAAAATGGTCAAAGGAGCAGGGGCAATTTGGGCAGGATCTTTCTTGACGAAAGCTACACCGATCGATTTCACCAAAGGAACAGACTTTAAAGTTTCGGTGAGAGCTCCTCGTCCAAATACCAAATTGCTTCTGAAATTTGAGAATGAATTTGATGGGGGACAGTTCTTTGAACGTGAAATGGTCATTCCTGAAGCTAATAAATGGGTAGATCTCACCTTTGATATGAGCGGAAGAAATCCAGCTATTGTGTTCAAGAAAATCGTCTTAATCTTCGAATTGGGTACATCTGGTAATGGAAGTGCAGATTTTACATGGTATGTAGATAATATTCGTCAGGGAGATGATGAAGAGGGAGAGGAGGAAGAAGAAATCGAAATGCAAAATCAGACCATTACTTTTGCAGCTATTTCAGCTAAAACTATGGGTGATGCACCATTTGATCTGACCGCAAGTGCTGATTCGGAGTTACTGGTATCTTTTGAAGCAGGAAGTGAACATGTCAGTGTTGCTGGGAAAACAGTTACGTTGGTAAGAGCAGGTCGGGCCTCAGTGGTAGCTATTCAAGAAGGTAGTGAATTGTACCACCCTGCGGAAGCAGTCACTCAAAGTTTCTGTATCAATCCAATGAAGCCTGAAATTACATTGGATGGAGTAGGTTCAGGAACAGTAATTTTGACCTCAAATGCTCCTGATGGAAATCAATGGTACTTGGATGGTGTTTTGATAGCAGGTGCAACCGGAAAAACCTATGAAGCGACAATGGATGGGGTGTACACTGTCACTGCAAAAGTTGATGACTGTATCAGTGAGCTTTCGGATCAGATTACTTTGTTGGTCAATAGTCTGGGCAGAGAGATCATAGCTCCATTAACCTTCTATCCAAATCCTGCGGATAGCCACTTCTTTATCAAAGGAGTCATAGATCCCATTCGAAGTTTGGAATTATCTGATATGATCGGTAGAATCCATGCTGTTGGTTATGAAGAAAGCGATGGTTTGTATAGGATAGATATTGCTAATTTACCGTCTGGAGTGTATTTGCTTCGAATGGTGCATGGAAATACACAGACGATTCACAAGATTTTGAAAAAATAA
- a CDS encoding App1 family protein — MKKSILAILYALKRAFSLIKVSIGLRLGLIQSIQIMPYKGFGNAHEIFFVGRVLRDRGIGISTIEDSKWRNFVNMYKRFASWEIPGLQIQARFQGEEVTVISDDEGYFEVHLSKADGWKLTHFWNQVELTLLDNPLKDAPLVQVHNPVFIPYEACDFGVISDIDDTIVPTGATRLWEMVKTTFFGNAHTRLPFEGVAEFYQALHRGMDGLDSNPFFYVSSSPWNLYDFLMEFLDAHQIPKGPLMLRDLGLSREQFIAGSHWEHKLRQVEKVFEVEKELPFILIGDSGQHDAEIYLQVIKDYPGRVKAVYIRSVSENREELMQKIANEMLALGVEMLLIHDTNQAFSHARLNSWIR, encoded by the coding sequence ATGAAAAAATCCATCTTAGCTATTCTTTATGCACTAAAAAGAGCCTTTTCTTTAATAAAAGTAAGCATTGGCTTGCGTTTGGGATTGATTCAGTCGATTCAAATCATGCCTTATAAAGGCTTTGGGAATGCCCATGAGATTTTTTTTGTGGGGCGGGTGCTTCGGGATCGAGGAATTGGCATCTCGACCATTGAGGATAGCAAATGGAGAAACTTTGTAAATATGTACAAGCGTTTTGCTAGTTGGGAAATACCAGGTTTGCAGATTCAGGCGAGGTTTCAAGGAGAAGAAGTTACAGTAATTTCCGATGACGAAGGGTATTTTGAGGTGCATCTTTCAAAGGCAGATGGTTGGAAACTCACACATTTTTGGAATCAGGTGGAGCTCACTTTATTAGATAATCCACTGAAAGATGCTCCTTTGGTCCAAGTGCACAACCCTGTGTTTATACCGTATGAAGCCTGTGATTTTGGAGTGATTTCTGATATCGATGACACCATCGTGCCTACGGGAGCCACACGATTGTGGGAAATGGTGAAGACTACCTTTTTTGGGAATGCGCACACCCGATTGCCCTTCGAGGGAGTTGCTGAGTTTTATCAGGCTTTGCATCGAGGGATGGATGGTTTAGACTCCAATCCCTTTTTTTATGTGTCGAGTTCGCCTTGGAATTTGTATGATTTTTTGATGGAGTTTTTGGATGCCCATCAAATTCCAAAAGGACCTCTAATGCTGCGGGATTTGGGGCTTTCGAGGGAACAGTTCATTGCTGGCAGCCATTGGGAGCATAAGTTGAGACAAGTGGAAAAGGTTTTTGAAGTGGAGAAAGAACTCCCTTTTATTTTGATTGGCGATAGTGGACAGCATGATGCAGAGATTTACCTCCAAGTCATCAAGGATTATCCCGGCAGAGTGAAGGCAGTGTATATCCGTAGTGTCTCTGAAAATCGTGAGGAATTGATGCAAAAGATCGCCAATGAAATGCTGGCATTAGGTGTGGAGATGCTCCTCATCCACGACACCAACCAAGCCTTCTCCCACGCCCGCCTCAATTCATGGATTCGGTAG
- a CDS encoding 6-bladed beta-propeller, which yields MDSVGEPLIFFARNLLAAGKYTDEHGLSIAANKYNWEKELFGRWSIRFFFFFIVDVKNRCSFLLGLSVFKEKFMSGVITSKIVCYVIIVLVFFSCRPTIDEAVDESENIYHFKKGSLDIRTVVDKPTYIKLNQSEGYFITEVDKLHITDKFIYVLDLAGSHHVYVFTLDGDFVTRIGTIGDGPEEYRRLADFFVNEQEQVVLLDRQRKRLFTYTFQGELLSIKSINFRADSFIEIDGGYLFGLVVESENELTDGFHVVKTDNDLNIVEKYQQYPKGFMDVKFHTGLFTKSQDFIYYHKPVTDHVLKFDSKGNLVSLIPLSLSNPKDFDDYKKDYAALAEKRSSKDFNYLNSPPHVLGDIVLAQGYSGNTKVMFLYDQKNKSSGQLSINPLTFNHLNVNFPLFTKDDAFVASVLDKEMFLADKGKSEVPKDVVNHLSDGGVTVLIYPLLKK from the coding sequence ATGGATTCGGTAGGAGAGCCACTGATATTTTTTGCCAGGAACCTGCTTGCAGCAGGTAAGTACACGGATGAACACGGATTGAGTATCGCTGCGAATAAGTATAATTGGGAAAAAGAATTGTTCGGCCGTTGGAGTATTCGTTTTTTTTTTTTCTTTATTGTAGACGTTAAGAATAGGTGTTCATTTCTGTTAGGTTTGTCAGTATTCAAAGAAAAATTTATGAGTGGAGTCATTACTAGTAAAATCGTTTGCTACGTTATCATTGTTTTGGTCTTTTTTTCTTGCCGTCCAACTATTGATGAGGCAGTTGATGAGTCAGAAAACATATATCATTTTAAAAAGGGCTCACTGGACATCCGTACGGTAGTGGATAAACCAACTTATATAAAGTTGAATCAATCCGAAGGGTACTTTATTACCGAAGTAGACAAACTACACATTACAGACAAATTCATATATGTTTTGGATTTAGCAGGGTCGCATCATGTATATGTTTTTACCTTGGATGGAGATTTTGTAACTAGAATAGGTACTATTGGAGATGGACCGGAGGAATACCGACGGTTAGCGGATTTTTTTGTCAATGAGCAAGAGCAGGTAGTGCTATTGGATAGGCAGCGCAAGCGATTGTTTACTTACACATTCCAAGGTGAGCTACTATCTATTAAGTCCATAAACTTTAGAGCTGATAGCTTTATAGAAATTGATGGGGGGTATTTATTTGGGTTGGTTGTGGAAAGCGAAAATGAGCTGACTGACGGCTTTCATGTGGTAAAAACAGATAATGATCTTAACATTGTAGAGAAATATCAGCAATATCCCAAAGGCTTTATGGACGTAAAATTCCATACCGGATTATTCACTAAAAGTCAGGATTTTATATACTATCACAAACCGGTGACTGATCATGTGCTCAAGTTTGATAGCAAAGGAAACCTTGTTAGTTTAATTCCACTAAGCTTGAGTAATCCAAAAGATTTTGATGATTACAAGAAGGATTATGCTGCCTTGGCTGAAAAACGGTCTTCAAAAGATTTCAACTATTTAAATTCGCCTCCCCATGTGCTTGGAGATATTGTTCTTGCACAAGGCTATTCCGGCAATACAAAAGTGATGTTTCTTTATGATCAAAAGAACAAAAGCTCCGGTCAGCTGTCAATCAATCCCTTGACATTTAATCATTTGAATGTGAATTTTCCATTGTTTACCAAAGACGATGCTTTTGTTGCGAGTGTCTTAGATAAAGAAATGTTCTTAGCAGACAAGGGTAAAAGCGAAGTCCCCAAAGATGTGGTCAATCATCTATCAGACGGTGGAGTAACGGTATTGATTTATCCTTTATTGAAAAAATAG
- a CDS encoding cyanophycinase: MGNIIRFVISFFMLCGTAACQSTEHSQEPNPFSLGRVGNKQDVHTTSEGGLVLMGGGSDVDAAMQWMIERSGGGDFLIIRASGGDGYNSYIQNFGSVNSVETLLIRNKNAANDPRVYETIRKAEALFIAGGDQSVYLEAWEGTETERAIHYLIHEKKVPIGGTSAGCAIMGEFVYTGENGSIISTEALSNPFDSRLTVRKSSLINHPLLPNLITDQHFTERGREGRLVSFIARLKSPNQTVALRGIAVDERTALCVASSGDAIVLGSGGVTLLEEHQPEKFPERLQAGQSLHWRLDNQVLRYRRLTQATNEEPVNILQWNIPWSDQFWFVDNGQLRMQ; the protein is encoded by the coding sequence ATGGGAAATATTATACGCTTTGTCATTAGTTTTTTTATGCTTTGTGGAACAGCTGCATGCCAATCCACTGAGCATTCGCAAGAACCCAACCCCTTTTCATTGGGTAGGGTTGGCAACAAACAGGATGTCCATACAACTTCTGAAGGAGGTCTTGTACTAATGGGTGGAGGAAGTGATGTAGATGCTGCTATGCAATGGATGATCGAGCGCTCAGGTGGTGGGGACTTTTTGATTATACGAGCCTCCGGAGGGGATGGCTACAACAGCTACATTCAAAATTTTGGTTCCGTAAACTCGGTAGAGACCCTTCTTATTCGAAATAAAAATGCTGCCAATGATCCCCGTGTTTATGAAACTATCCGGAAAGCAGAGGCTCTTTTTATTGCAGGAGGGGATCAGTCTGTATACCTTGAGGCTTGGGAAGGAACTGAAACAGAAAGGGCTATCCACTATTTGATTCATGAGAAGAAAGTCCCTATCGGTGGAACAAGTGCTGGCTGTGCGATTATGGGAGAATTTGTGTATACGGGTGAAAACGGAAGCATCATCAGTACGGAAGCATTGAGCAATCCCTTTGATTCACGATTGACAGTAAGAAAATCCTCCTTAATCAATCACCCCTTACTACCTAATCTGATTACTGATCAGCACTTTACGGAAAGAGGAAGAGAAGGCCGCTTAGTTTCCTTTATAGCACGTCTTAAAAGCCCAAATCAAACTGTGGCTTTGCGGGGAATTGCCGTAGATGAGCGCACAGCACTTTGTGTAGCATCTTCCGGAGATGCCATAGTCCTAGGCTCGGGTGGAGTAACGCTCCTAGAGGAACACCAACCCGAAAAATTCCCCGAAAGACTCCAAGCAGGACAATCCCTGCATTGGAGATTAGACAATCAGGTTCTCCGCTACCGCCGTCTAACCCAAGCTACCAACGAAGAACCTGTAAATATTCTTCAATGGAACATCCCTTGGTCAGATCAATTCTGGTTTGTGGATAATGGGCAGTTACGAATGCAGTAG
- a CDS encoding GntP family permease: MIVFHLFLSILWIILATARWKIHPLIALAVAAVWVGVAAGMHVSIAIEEFSKGFGSLIGQIGLIIILGCVFGYLLEKSGAAMSLALKLWSSIGKRFPALSTGLMGSVVGIPVFCDAGFILLDPVGKNLSKTSGISPLTFSLSLAGGLYLSHILIPPTPGPLAVAGMMQMEQQLGVVLLLGILLMIPVLLVVAWWAKRFANQKLHEQLPEKATANTPTATPIPSFFWSASVISLPLLLIAIGNLHSLITNEALGQVLKTAGNPFLAISCGLALGFWKLKAPDGSNLMRIAFEKGIVTAGPILILTGAGAGFGAILKQIGLQEILQSWDMQPNSLLGWILLAFGMSAFLKTAQGSSTSAMIISASLLISMLPADTGFSAIQTGLLISAIGAGAMSVSHANDSYFWIVKEFTGLTVSEALRSYTLLTFLMGVSTLGMIVVLALLINLFY; encoded by the coding sequence ATGATAGTTTTTCATCTATTTCTATCAATCCTTTGGATAATCTTGGCAACCGCCCGATGGAAAATCCATCCCTTGATTGCATTAGCTGTAGCGGCTGTGTGGGTGGGAGTGGCTGCAGGCATGCATGTTTCTATCGCTATTGAGGAATTCAGTAAGGGATTTGGAAGTTTGATTGGACAGATTGGGCTGATAATTATTTTAGGTTGTGTTTTTGGTTACCTATTGGAAAAATCTGGGGCAGCCATGAGTCTGGCGCTAAAATTATGGTCCAGCATTGGTAAAAGGTTCCCCGCTTTGAGTACAGGCTTGATGGGTTCGGTGGTCGGTATTCCTGTTTTCTGCGATGCTGGATTTATATTATTGGATCCTGTAGGGAAGAATCTTTCCAAAACCTCCGGAATATCACCCTTGACCTTCAGTCTGTCTTTAGCAGGAGGACTCTACCTTTCACATATACTTATCCCTCCCACACCTGGGCCTTTGGCTGTGGCTGGCATGATGCAGATGGAGCAACAATTAGGAGTAGTGTTGCTTTTGGGAATACTTCTGATGATCCCTGTTCTGCTTGTGGTGGCCTGGTGGGCTAAGCGTTTTGCCAATCAAAAATTACATGAGCAACTTCCTGAAAAAGCTACTGCTAATACACCCACTGCGACACCAATACCCTCATTCTTTTGGTCAGCTTCTGTAATATCCCTACCACTACTACTGATTGCCATCGGGAATCTACATTCCCTGATAACCAATGAAGCCCTTGGGCAAGTATTAAAAACTGCTGGCAATCCCTTCCTAGCGATCAGCTGTGGATTGGCATTGGGCTTTTGGAAATTAAAAGCTCCTGATGGGAGTAATTTAATGCGGATTGCTTTTGAAAAAGGAATAGTCACCGCTGGACCAATACTCATTCTCACAGGTGCCGGAGCTGGTTTCGGAGCCATTTTAAAACAAATTGGGTTGCAGGAAATCCTTCAATCCTGGGATATGCAGCCTAATTCTCTGCTTGGATGGATTTTATTGGCTTTTGGAATGAGTGCTTTTTTGAAGACAGCACAGGGCTCCAGTACCTCCGCGATGATTATTTCAGCTTCTTTGCTTATCAGTATGCTACCAGCTGATACTGGTTTTTCCGCCATTCAAACAGGATTATTAATCAGCGCCATTGGCGCAGGTGCCATGAGCGTGTCCCATGCCAATGATTCCTACTTCTGGATAGTGAAAGAGTTTACCGGTCTGACTGTTTCTGAAGCGCTTAGAAGTTACACCCTGCTCACCTTTTTGATGGGGGTAAGTACGCTGGGGATGATAGTAGTACTCGCGTTGTTAATAAACTTATTTTACTAG